GGCATTATCCATATCTCGAAGGGAGCCTTCGGCGCGTAGGGGGTTATGGCCAGGAAGTCCCTGTTCTCCGAGACCACGCGCACGCCCTGCATCGTCTCCTGCCTTATTATGTCGCAAAAGACGCACCGCTCCTTGAAGTTGAAGTATTCGAGCGCGCCGTCGAGCTCCTCGGCGACCCTCTTCGGGATGATGGGGAGGGCTATAAGCTGCGAGTGGCTGTGCTCCAGGGTCGCGCCGGCGGCCTCGCCGTGGTTCTTGAATATGAGTATATACCGGAGGCGCTGGTCTTTTTTAAGGTCTATTATCCTGTCCCTGTACGCCCAGAGCACTTCCTCGAACTGCTGCGGGGAGATGCGGGCCAGGGTGTCAGTGTGCTGCGGAGACTCTATGATTACCTCGTGGGCGCCCACGCCGCTCATCTTGTCGTAGACGCCGTCGCCCTCCCTGTTGAGCTCGCCCTCGACCTTCAAGGCAGGGTACTTGTTCGGGACCACGCGCACGTGCCAGCCGGAGGAGTTGGGCGTCCCCCCGTTCTTCCTGTACGCGAGCACCTCGGACGGGGTCTTCGGTTCATTGCCAGGGCAGAAAGG
The genomic region above belongs to Deltaproteobacteria bacterium and contains:
- the galT gene encoding galactose-1-phosphate uridylyltransferase is translated as MPELRKDPIVGRWVIISTERGKRPSEFEFTQPTLKAGFCPFCPGNEPKTPSEVLAYRKNGGTPNSSGWHVRVVPNKYPALKVEGELNREGDGVYDKMSGVGAHEVIIESPQHTDTLARISPQQFEEVLWAYRDRIIDLKKDQRLRYILIFKNHGEAAGATLEHSHSQLIALPIIPKRVAEELDGALEYFNFKERCVFCDIIRQETMQGVRVVSENRDFLAITPYAPKAPFEIWIMPKVHESSFENSQKHQYENLALIFSDVLKRIDKVLNFPPYNFILHAAPVKDGSSQFYHWHFELIPKLTKLAGFEWGSGFYINPTPPEEAAKFLREAKV